The nucleotide sequence CAGGTTGCAACGCCAGACCCCATCCACGCCAGAAAATGCCAGCCTATCCCCCTCAGCAAGGCAGGCAGATTGGCCGAGAGCTGGGTCAGTTCCATCTCCAGGCAGTCAATACCATCGCCCAGGGCAGGAGCAGCCACTTTGGCCGCCAAGGCCCGCATCATTGGGCCGACACCATAGCGCTGAACCCACACCGCGCCCCACCCTGCCAGACCAGCCACTACGACCCCGGCCACTGCCGGGATCAGCAAAGTGCCGGATGACGTACTGGCCAGCAGGATCGCCAGCCCGAGCAAGGCGAAAATCAGCTGAGCCAGAAATTCGCAGGTGACATCCACAATGGTCGAAGCGGCCGCGACCGGCCAACGCAGCCCCCAAAGCGTCGCCGCGCGTGCGCCGAGCACCAGACCCCCGATTTGTGAAAATGGCAGACAGGTACTGGCGGAATCCCTCACCATCCTGCACCAGACCGGCAGCCAGAATGAGATATTCCCCGGCAATATCTGCCGCCATGCGCGCCCCAGCAGCAGGAAAATCGGCACCTGCCACAGGCACAGCAGGCCCAGCCCTTTCCAGCCGATACGGAGCGTGGCATCCAGCACTTGGTCTAACCCGAACCAGCCGATCAGGCCTGTCGCCAAGGCAAGACCCAGCAGGGCCGCCAAAATCGAAATCCGTCGCAAACGCTCCGCCCGCCCAAACCAGCCCGCCAGACCAGTCTGCGGGAAAAAAGAATGGCGCCCGTGCTACACGAAAGAACAGTGAAACTCTACACCCCGCAGGACGGTGCAGATATTCCCCAGCGAGGGCAAGGCAGCATAATTTTGCCCCAATCGCAGGTCGGCTGTAGAAGGGCATCCGCACGCCAGCTGCTCAGCGTGTTCACCCTTTCAGCGGTAAGGATCACAACCGGATGGGCAGACAGGGATGACCAGTCCAGGACGGGCTTTCGTAACCGGAGCAACCGGCTTTGTCGGTTCCGCCGTCGCGCGCGCATTGCTGCAGCGCGGATGGAAGGTCAGGCTGCTGACCCGTCGCAGCTCCGACACGCAAAACCTGGCCGGTCTCGCCGCGGACATTGTGGAGGGCGATCTGCTGCAGCCCGAAACCATCACACCCCATTTGCACGGCTGTCAGGCCCTGTTTCATGTCGCCGCGGATTACCGAATCTGGGTGCCGGATCCGGTCGCCATGATGCGCGCCAATGTCGATGGCACTGTCGCTCTGCTGCGTGCCGCGCAGGAAGCAGGGATTGAGCGAATCGTCTATTGCAGCTCCGTGGCGGCGCTGGGTCTGATCGGTGACGGCACCCCCTCCACCGAGGATACGCCGAACAGCGAGGCCAAGACTGTCGGCATCTATAAGAAATCAAAATATCGGGCCGAACAGGCTGTTCTGCGGCTCGTGGCGGAAGAAGGGGTGCGGGCAGTGATCGTCAATCCCTCCACACCGATCGGGCCGCGTGACGTGAAGCCGACACCGACCGGGCGGATGATCCGGGATGCGGCGCTGGGTAAAATGCCTGCCTATCTCGATACCGGTCTGAACGTCGTGCATGTGGATGACGTCGCGGAGGGACATCTTCTCGCCATGGAGCATGGCGTGCCGGGCGAACGCTATATTCTGGGCGGCACCGACATGCATCTTGCTGATATTCTGGCCATGGTGGCGCGGGAGACAGGGCGCAAACCGCCGCGCATCCGACTGAACGAAACCGCGCTGTGGCCGATGGCGATGGCCAGCGAAACACTGGCACGTCTCACAGGGATCGAACCGCTGGTCACGCGGGATCATCTGCGCATGGCCCGCAAGAAGATGTTTTTCTCCTCCGCCAAGGCCAGCACCGCTTTCGGCTGGTCGCCCCGCCCGGCAGAGGAGGCGATTCGTGATGCCGTTGCGTGGTTCCGTCAGAACGATCCCGCTTTCATCAGACAGCGGACCGTCAAAGGAACCGGCGCATGATCTGGCTGGCCGCCCTGAGCGCGATGATCTGGGTCTATCTGCTGTTTTTTCACGGACAATTCTGGCAGGCCGGGCCGATCCTGCCCCTTTCCCCTCGTGTATCCGCCACATCCGTCACGGTGGTCATCCCGGCGCGGGATGAGGCGGAGAGCATCGCACGCTGCCTGCGCTCCCTCGCTTTGCAGGATCACCGGGCGCTGCATGTCATTATGGTCGACGATGCCAGCAGTGACGGCACTGGCGACATCGCCCGCGCCATTGCCGCCGAGACTTTCCCCAACCGTCTGCCCGGCTGGCTTCAGGTAATCGCGGGCAAACCGCGCCCCGCCGGCTGGAGCGGAAAACTCTGGGCAGTCCATCAGGGTGTTGCCGCCGCACGGGATGATATTCTGCTGCTGACCGATGCGGATATCGAGCATGCACCGGGCCATATCGCCTCCCTGCTTGCTCAGGCGGAGAGCAAAGACCTCGATATGACCAGCGAAATGGTGGCGCTGAACGTGGAAAGCTGGCCGGAACGGGCGCTGGTGCCTGCCTTCGTGTTCTTTTTCCAGATGCTGTACCCTTTCGCACGGGTGAATGATCCGCTCAGCGCAACAGCGGCGGCGGCAGGAGGAACGGTCATGATCCGCCGCCGGGCGCTGAAACGGATTGGCGGGATCGAAAGCCTGCACGGTGCCTTGATCGACGATGTGACCCTGGCGGGCAGGGTCAAAACCGGTGGCCCGATCTGGTTGGGTCATTCCGCGCTGGCTCGCTCCATCCGCCCCTATCCGCACCCGGCCGATATATGGCGGATGATCGCGCGCACCGCGTTCGTGCAGTTAAGATTCTCTTGGACCATGCTGGTGCTGACAGTGCTCGGTATGCTGATCGTCTGGATCGCCCCCCCTGCCTTGGCCATGTTCGGCCATGGAGTGGCGCGCTGGCTCGGGCTTGCCGCCTGGCTCGGGGCCATGGCGAGCTATCTGCCGACCCTGAAACGCTTTGGCCTCAGCCCGCTCTGGGCGCTGGCATTGCCTGTGATCGCGGGTTTTTATACTGCCGCCACGATCGGCTCGGCCATCGACCACGCGACCGGACGCGGGGTCCGCTGGAAAAGCCGCGCCTATACGGAGCATACCGCATGAGCGCTTCCCTGACCGAAAACAGGCCGGTCGAGACATGGTCCGGCAAAGATCAGGGGGACGAGAATTTCCCCGTCAGCCGCATCGTGCGCCGCAAATGGCGACCGCATGTGAACGCCTATTATGCTTTCGCCCGCAATGCCGATGATATTGCCGATCATCCTGATCTGTCAGCCAATGAGAAAATCAGCCGGCTGGACCTGATGGAAGCCGTTTTGCTCGGCCATGCCGATCACGGTTCCCCCACCGCCAGCCGCCTGCGCGACAGCCTTTCCGAAACCGGGATCGATCGGGCGCACGCCACCGATCTGCTGGTGGCCTTTCGCCGCGATGCCGTCAAACATCGCTATGACAGCTGGGACGAACTGATTGATTACTGTCGTTACTCGGCCATGCCGGTTGGCCGCTATATGCTCGATCTGCACGGCGAATCCCGCCAGACATATCCGTCTTCCGATGCGCTATGCGCCTCCCTTCAGGTGCTGAATCATCTGCAGGATTGCGGAAAGGATCTGGCCTCTCTGGACCGCTGCTACCTGCCTGCCGACATTCTGGATGCCCATGGCGCCCGCATTGCCGATCTGCGCCGCTCCAGTTGCTCCCCCCTCTTGCGGCAGGTGCTGGATGATCTGCTCAATCGCACCGAACGGCTGAATGTCAAGGCGGCGCCTCTCCCTGGATTGACCACAGACCGCTGGCTGCGGGTAAACGTTGCCATGATCCACCGCTTGGCTGAACGCCTGACGCAGCGGCTGCGGCATGGCGACCCGCTGGCGCGACGTGTGAAGCTGCGTGGCATCGACATCGCTTTGAGCCTGTTTCAAGGATTGCGCGCCCTATGACCGCCTTGAGTGCCGATGCCGCCGATCTCGCCCGTGTCGAGGCCCTGACCCGTGCCTCCGGCACCTCGTTCTATCAGGGGATGAAGGTGCTGCCTGCGGATCGCCGTCTGGCAATGTATGCGATTTATGCGTTCTGCCGCATTGTGGACGATATCGCCGATGAGCCCGCCCCGATCGAGGAAAAACGCGTCGGGCTGAATAAATGGCGCACCCGCATCGCCGCACTGTATCGCGGAGAAGCGGATGATCCCGTCACCCGCGTGCTGTTACCGGCGATCCGCACCTTCCGACTACGGCAGGATGATTTCCTCGCCGTGATCGACGGGATGCAGACCGATGCCGAAACGCAGGTCGTGGCCCCTGGCTGGGCAGAGCTTGATCTGTATTGCGATCAGGTGGCCTCTGCGGTCGGGCGGCTGTCTGTCAGGGCTTTTGGCGATGAATCAGAAGACGCGGACAAGGTTGCCCATCATCTTGGCCGCGCCCTGCAATTGACCAATATCCTGCGCGATCTTCAGGAAGATGCCGCACGCGGGCGGCTTTATTTGCCACGCGAATGGCTGGTGGAAGCCGGTGTTCCCCTCGATGCGAGAGCCGCCATGGTCTCCCCGGCACTGGAGGGTGTTTGCCGCCGGGTCGTGCAGATTGCAAGGGCCCATTACGCTGATGCTTTCGCGTTCATGGCACAATGCGACCAGCGTGCCATGCGTCCCGCCCGGCTCATGGCTGCGACGTATCGCGCCATCCTGAACCGGCTGGAACAGGCCGGATGGACTCCTCCCCGCCGGGTCAGCCTCCCCGCATGGGAAAAACTCTGGGTTCTTCTGCGGCATGGGCTGGGTTAGCGTCTCGATCTGAGCCGAGCGGCCACGAAAGCCACAACCGCCACAATCAACAGAAGGCCACCCGCCATGACGATCCAGTCATGGGCGGGAAGATCAGTCCCTGGAATCCATACCCAGCCAAACACCAACCCCCAGATTGCCAGGACTGCCACAATACCAACCGGCAGAACCACCGCGAGATGAGACAAGGCACTCCCGGTCGTGGGAGTACCAGTCGTGCCTTCATTATCCGCCCGCCTGTTTGCAGCCATGACCGTTCTCTCCCGCTTGTGATACGGCTAACGCGGGGAAGCGGCGTTCGGATGCAGTCAGTCGGCGAGAACCGAAAAGACATCCCCGTCCATCGGCTTCGCTTCAATATGAGCGCGGTGCCACAGCGCGTAGAACAGCAGGATCCAGGCGGCGAATCCCTCCCGACGGCCATGCGCATGGCGGAACAGACTGACCACGCGATCAGGGCGGGCGATGGCCTGAATACATCTCTGCCGTGCCACCAGCGGCCCAAGCTCATGTCCCCGCGCAGCGATCCAGGCGGCAACCGGCACGGTAAAGCCCTGCTTGGCTGCAAAAGGTCTTGCCTGAGGGCTGTGCCGCTCCAGCCAGCGACGGAGAATGTATTTCCCTTTGCCATCCTGAACCTTCAACCGGTCCGGTAAACGGAAAGCCGCTTCGGCAACGCCGGGGTCGAGCAGCGGGGTGCGTCCCTCCACCCCATGCGCCATCAGACAGCGATCCAGCTTCAACAACAGGTCATGCGGCAGCCAGTCTGTCGTGTCGGTTTCCTGTGCCGCGGCAAGGCGTGAGCGCAACGGAGAAACCCGGCTTTCAGCAGCCGCAATCCCGTCCCGCCAGCCGGGCGGAATGGCATGCAGCACATCCAGACCATCGAAATGCCCTTTCGATCGCATGACCCGCCCGCCACGCCACCATGGGCGCATCGCGCTGCGATACCGTCCATAGCCGCCGAACAACTCGTCTCCTCCCTCACCGGAGAGGACAACCTTCACGTCCTCCCTTGCCCGGCGCGCAAGAAACCAGGTGGGGATGATCGCATAGTCCGCCGCGGGATCATCCATGCAGGCCACGATCTCCGGCAGATGGCGCCAGACCATTGATTCCGTTACCGTCACGGTGCGGTGCCGTGCGCCTGCCGCCGCTGCCAATGCAGCGGCATATTCACGCTCATCAGCGGCGCCGGGCACGTCAAATCCGGCCGTGAAGGCCAAGACCGGGCTGTCATTCAGCCGTGCCATCAGGCTCAGCACCGTGGCGCTGTCGATGCCTCCCGACAGAAACATGCCATATGGCACATCCGCACGCTGATGCAGCGCTACGCTTTCTTCCAGGGCTGCATCCAGACGCGCCAGCGCCTCTTCCTCCCCGATTTCCTCGGCGGGGCCTTCGGGCAGGGCGCTGATGCGGCGGCGATCCAGAATTTGTCCATCGCGGCAGATCAGCGTCTCGCCCGGGAGCACGCGCTGAATGCCCGGAAAAATCGTATCTGCCCCGGTGGTGAACTGAAGCTGAAGCAGCTCGTTACGCTGGGCCTCGGCGACATCGCGTTTGACCAGACCGGCATCAAGCAGGGCCGAAGGCTGGGAGGCAAAGGCCACTCCCCCTGCCAGCCGGGCCACGTAAAGCGGCTTGATCCCGAACGGATCGCGGCTCAAAGTGACTGTACGCGCTGCCCGCTCATGGATCGCGATGGCATACATGCCGCGCAGTCTGACAGTGTAATCAGGCCCCTCCCGCAGCCAGAGATGCAAGGGTGGCTCGCAGTCGCTGCCGGTCGAGAACGACACGTCCGGCATCGCTTCCCGCAGCGCAAGATCGTTATAAATCTCGCCATTCGCCACCAGGGCCGAGGAACCGGCGAAAATCGGCTGATCGCCCCCTTCCGGATCGACGATGGCCAGACGGGTATGCACCATCGCCACCCGGCCGATCTGGGTATGGCCACTGCCATCAGGCCCACGATGGTGCAAGGCGGTCGCCAGATCGCCCAACAGGGAAGGATCAGGCGCCGCCTGCCCGGAAGCCATGATAACGCCCGCAATACCGCACATCAGTGTCCTGCCTTTTCCGGAGCCGCGTGGCGCTGCAACCAGTCCAGCCAGCGCGCCAGCACCGGCGCCTCCGCATAATCCCGCTCAAACCGGCGGCGCCCTGACGCAGCCAGACGATGGGCGAGCGCCGAATCCTCCAGCACGGTGGCAATGGTGGATGCCAGCGCATCGGCATCATCGATTGGAGAAAGCAGCCCATCCTCGCCCGTCTGGATCAGCTCGCGCGGACCGTCAGCAGCGGTTGCGACAACCGGGCAGGTTGCCGACCATCCCTCGATCACCACATTCCCGAGCGGCTCATGGCGGGAGGGACAGACCAGCATGTCGGCCATGGCCAGCAATGCGCCCGTATCGCTGCGCCAGCCGGGCATGTGCAGCCGATCCTCGACCCCCATTTTGCGGGCCAGATCGGTCAGGGCCTCCCGCTCCGGCCCCTCCCCGGCGATCAGGGCGTGGACCCCGGGCAGATGGCGCAGGGCACAGATCAAGGTATCAAATCCCTTGTTTTTATGCAGCCTGCCTAAAGCCAGCACCAGAGGAACATGGGGAGGAATCTTCATTTCCGCCCGGTCAGCAGCCGGGATACGGCTGAAGTCATTGGCGAAATTCGGCAGGTAATGCACTCGATCCTCCGGCCAGCCCTGCTGCACCATCCAGCGGGTCAGGCCCACCGTGTTGCCGATCAAATGCTGACAGCGACGA is from Granulibacter bethesdensis and encodes:
- the hpnC gene encoding squalene synthase HpnC; this translates as MSASLTENRPVETWSGKDQGDENFPVSRIVRRKWRPHVNAYYAFARNADDIADHPDLSANEKISRLDLMEAVLLGHADHGSPTASRLRDSLSETGIDRAHATDLLVAFRRDAVKHRYDSWDELIDYCRYSAMPVGRYMLDLHGESRQTYPSSDALCASLQVLNHLQDCGKDLASLDRCYLPADILDAHGARIADLRRSSCSPLLRQVLDDLLNRTERLNVKAAPLPGLTTDRWLRVNVAMIHRLAERLTQRLRHGDPLARRVKLRGIDIALSLFQGLRAL
- a CDS encoding glycosyltransferase; translation: MRVAQIMAGAPQGGAELFFERLSIALHRSGVQVLPCIRTEPARATRLMKAGLKPVQMAFGGVFDVRTGLRLRSQLRAFAPQIAIAWMSRAARFAPSGDWALAGRLGGYYDLGYYRRCQHLIGNTVGLTRWMVQQGWPEDRVHYLPNFANDFSRIPAADRAEMKIPPHVPLVLALGRLHKNKGFDTLICALRHLPGVHALIAGEGPEREALTDLARKMGVEDRLHMPGWRSDTGALLAMADMLVCPSRHEPLGNVVIEGWSATCPVVATAADGPRELIQTGEDGLLSPIDDADALASTIATVLEDSALAHRLAASGRRRFERDYAEAPVLARWLDWLQRHAAPEKAGH
- a CDS encoding glycosyltransferase, whose amino-acid sequence is MIWLAALSAMIWVYLLFFHGQFWQAGPILPLSPRVSATSVTVVIPARDEAESIARCLRSLALQDHRALHVIMVDDASSDGTGDIARAIAAETFPNRLPGWLQVIAGKPRPAGWSGKLWAVHQGVAAARDDILLLTDADIEHAPGHIASLLAQAESKDLDMTSEMVALNVESWPERALVPAFVFFFQMLYPFARVNDPLSATAAAAGGTVMIRRRALKRIGGIESLHGALIDDVTLAGRVKTGGPIWLGHSALARSIRPYPHPADIWRMIARTAFVQLRFSWTMLVLTVLGMLIVWIAPPALAMFGHGVARWLGLAAWLGAMASYLPTLKRFGLSPLWALALPVIAGFYTAATIGSAIDHATGRGVRWKSRAYTEHTA
- the hpnA gene encoding hopanoid-associated sugar epimerase: MTSPGRAFVTGATGFVGSAVARALLQRGWKVRLLTRRSSDTQNLAGLAADIVEGDLLQPETITPHLHGCQALFHVAADYRIWVPDPVAMMRANVDGTVALLRAAQEAGIERIVYCSSVAALGLIGDGTPSTEDTPNSEAKTVGIYKKSKYRAEQAVLRLVAEEGVRAVIVNPSTPIGPRDVKPTPTGRMIRDAALGKMPAYLDTGLNVVHVDDVAEGHLLAMEHGVPGERYILGGTDMHLADILAMVARETGRKPPRIRLNETALWPMAMASETLARLTGIEPLVTRDHLRMARKKMFFSSAKASTAFGWSPRPAEEAIRDAVAWFRQNDPAFIRQRTVKGTGA
- a CDS encoding lysylphosphatidylglycerol synthase domain-containing protein, whose amino-acid sequence is MRRISILAALLGLALATGLIGWFGLDQVLDATLRIGWKGLGLLCLWQVPIFLLLGRAWRQILPGNISFWLPVWCRMVRDSASTCLPFSQIGGLVLGARAATLWGLRWPVAAASTIVDVTCEFLAQLIFALLGLAILLASTSSGTLLIPAVAGVVVAGLAGWGAVWVQRYGVGPMMRALAAKVAAPALGDGIDCLEMELTQLSANLPALLRGIGWHFLAWMGSGVATWLTAHMLGVQLPFIDALAVEGMMHGLVAGAFMVPGLLGVQEAAYVALGSVFGVPPDIAIGISLVRRARDLLIGVPILLGWQMTEARALHR
- the hpnD gene encoding presqualene diphosphate synthase HpnD, with amino-acid sequence MTALSADAADLARVEALTRASGTSFYQGMKVLPADRRLAMYAIYAFCRIVDDIADEPAPIEEKRVGLNKWRTRIAALYRGEADDPVTRVLLPAIRTFRLRQDDFLAVIDGMQTDAETQVVAPGWAELDLYCDQVASAVGRLSVRAFGDESEDADKVAHHLGRALQLTNILRDLQEDAARGRLYLPREWLVEAGVPLDARAAMVSPALEGVCRRVVQIARAHYADAFAFMAQCDQRAMRPARLMAATYRAILNRLEQAGWTPPRRVSLPAWEKLWVLLRHGLG
- the asnB gene encoding asparagine synthase (glutamine-hydrolyzing), coding for MCGIAGVIMASGQAAPDPSLLGDLATALHHRGPDGSGHTQIGRVAMVHTRLAIVDPEGGDQPIFAGSSALVANGEIYNDLALREAMPDVSFSTGSDCEPPLHLWLREGPDYTVRLRGMYAIAIHERAARTVTLSRDPFGIKPLYVARLAGGVAFASQPSALLDAGLVKRDVAEAQRNELLQLQFTTGADTIFPGIQRVLPGETLICRDGQILDRRRISALPEGPAEEIGEEEALARLDAALEESVALHQRADVPYGMFLSGGIDSATVLSLMARLNDSPVLAFTAGFDVPGAADEREYAAALAAAAGARHRTVTVTESMVWRHLPEIVACMDDPAADYAIIPTWFLARRAREDVKVVLSGEGGDELFGGYGRYRSAMRPWWRGGRVMRSKGHFDGLDVLHAIPPGWRDGIAAAESRVSPLRSRLAAAQETDTTDWLPHDLLLKLDRCLMAHGVEGRTPLLDPGVAEAAFRLPDRLKVQDGKGKYILRRWLERHSPQARPFAAKQGFTVPVAAWIAARGHELGPLVARQRCIQAIARPDRVVSLFRHAHGRREGFAAWILLFYALWHRAHIEAKPMDGDVFSVLAD